The following is a genomic window from Pan paniscus chromosome 6, NHGRI_mPanPan1-v2.0_pri, whole genome shotgun sequence.
ggtgatccacctgccttggcctcccgaagtgctgggattacaggcgttagccactgtgcctggccaaacttTAGATCTTTAGCTAAGATTTTCTTACCTGATTTACTGCTGCAAGTAGAATAGCTGTTCCAGTTAAAACTCCTGACACCCAAACCCGTTGCAGCTTCTGCAGAAGCAGATCTTGTAATCAAGTAGGTAGGGAACCTCAGACAAGCATGGCTCAAGAGCCCCACActgggctgggcgtggaggctcacacctgtaatcctggcactttgggaggccgaggcgggcagatcacgaggccaggagtttgagaccagcttgaccaacatggtgaaaccccctctctacttaaaaaaaaaaaaaaacaaacaaaaaaacaaaacaaaattagctcaGCCTCGTGGcacgcgcctgtgatcccagctactaatgaggctgaggcaggagaatggtgtaaacccgggaggcggaggttgcagtgagccaagatcgtgccactgcactccagcctgggcgacagagggagatcccgtctcaaaaagCCTCACACTTAAACCCTGTTGCTACTGGAGGATCTGCCTTTGATGTGGTAACCTAACAGAGAAGAGCAGAACCAGTGTGAAAACGAAGGCAAAACAATGCAGAGTTCAAGTCACATTTGTGTTCTAGCAAGGCAAAAGCCTCtgcattggctttttttttttttttttttttgagacggagtctcgcttttttgccaggccagactgcagtggcgcgatctcggctcactgaaagctccatgccattctcctgcctcagcctcccgagtagctgggactacaggcacccgccaccacgcccggctaattttttgtatttttagtagagacggggtttcaccgtgtcagccaggatggtcttgatctcctgacctcgtgatccgcccgcctcggcctcccaaagtgctgggattacaggcgtgagccacggcgcccggcctgcaCTGGCTTTTTAGTCAGCTGAAAACGTATTTTCTGGAATGTTTTCCCACCGTCATTACCTGTACAGCCTAGAGCCTGAACACTTCTGGGAACACAAATTCTAGACAGAGAAAACTTGAGGGAGTTGTTCTTGAAAGAAAACACTGGCTTAGAATTCTTCTCAAttgaggattttaaaaaacaggatgaCCTTGAATTGAACGTCTTAGAATCAGTGCAGGCCACTCTGATTCGCTCCAAACTTGGAGGTCTCATTCACAGCAGTCTCTTGGTGGGGCACATTGCAAAAATGTTGTAACAGCGGTTGTTGCTATAACATCCCCCCAGAGACTGTTTGGGTCTTAATTAGATCGTAACATATTATTTCCAAACTCTAAATAGAGAACAAATagctttcctccacatcctcgcccactttcatctttttgatattagccattctaacaggatGAGGGGCCGTCCCATTGtgtggttgtgtttttttttctaaattgacgTAGTGTTCTGTCATTTTTCCTCCCAATTGTTACTGTAGTTCTAATTTgcgtttccctaatgattagtgatgccgAGCGGTTTTGCATgaacctgttggccatttttatgtcctttgcccattttaaaaatcaggttttcttgctattgagttgcatGAGTTCCTTAAATGGTTAATATACAAAACGTTTACCAgatgtgtggtttgcaaatatttttcctactcTGTGGAGTAtcttttcactttgttaattattttgctgtacaaaagctttttagttttacgcaaccccatttgcctatttttgcttttgttgtttgagCATTCAAGGTCATagccaaaaaagaagaagaagaaaaaatcctTGACTAGATCAGTGTTGTAGAGCAAGCTTACCCAACTTGTGGCCCACAGGTCACatgcggcccaggatggctttgaatgacGCTCAACACAAATACGTAAACATTCTTAAAACATTACGAgattttttaggccaggcatggtggctcatgtactttgggaggccgaggtaggcagatcacctgaggtcaggagtttgagaccagcctggccaacttggcgaaaccccgtgtctcctaaaaatacaaaaattagccaggtgtggtggtgcgtacctgtagtcccaaatagTTGGTAGgggcgagatcacgccactgcactccaccctgggcaacagagcaagattctgtctcaaaacaaacaaaaaaaccctgaggtttctttttttttttttttttttccagctcatcagctatcattggTATTAGTGTGTtgtatgtgtggcccaagacaattcttcttccaatgtggccctgagaagccaaaagattggacaccttcTTGTAAGAGCTTTTccactaggttttcttctagcagttttacagtttcaggtcttactttttaagtctttaacctcttttaagattttttttccaaggTATAAAATAAGGGAGCTGTACTTCTGGTATTGTTACCTTGTTCCTAAAAGTAGTAGCAGCTGTAAGCACCAAATAATAACATAGCCCGACAGAAATGGAGtgtcctggctgggcgcagtggctcacacctgtaatcccagcactttgggaggccgaggtgggtggatcatgcggtcaggattttgagaccagcctggccaagatggtgaaaccccgtttctactaaaaatacaaaaattagccaggcatggtggcaggtgcctgcaatcccaccctctcgggaggcggaggcaggagaatcacttgaacctgggaggcagaggttgcagtgagccgagatcatgccacggcattccggcctgggcgacagagcaggactctttcttgaaaggaaagaaaggaaaaggaaagaaaaaaaggaacaggaaagaaaggaaaagggaagaaaagaaaaaggaaagaaaggaaaagaaaggcgtGTCCTTGGAAGCTACTCACACCTCACTAGGACTCAGGCTTGGACCTTTTCCCAGGAAGCTAAGGCAGCCTCTTGATATTTTAATAAGGCTGAATATGGATCAGCCTGTAGTGTTCCTGAACTCATTGGCTACACTTCTCAGAATTTCTTTGCAGTTTGGATTTGTGAAACCACCAGGCAGATAGGAGAATTGATTGGCCACAACTGTTTGGGAATGAATGTCTATTGTCAGATGCTTTCCTGAGGTGTGACCAAAAAGTTTGGAGTAGTAAAGTCCAAGGCCAAAGTTCCAGGTTGACCTGCTCTGTGAGGTGTTCCCTCACCCCCCTAGGTGGAATTAATCACTCTCACCTGCCTTCCCAGAACTTGGGGCTCCCTACTGTGGTGGAAGTGTTCCTTCAAGGGACTTGCCCCCAAACCACAAGCTCCCCAAAACGCACTGGCAGAGGAGGCAGGCTTTCTTTTGCCCAGCCCTCTAGAGTTCAGCAGCCAGAGGTTCCCCTCACCCGTTAATCACAATGACTCAAATCTCACAATAATTCCAAAATGGAGGAACCTCATAAAACTgggataagaaaatgaaaagcagaagTTTTACTGGATTGTCAGCAGAGCTGATCAAAAGAAATCGGAGGCCCTTTAGAAATCAGGTTTTGGCAGAAAGAAAACAACCCAAGGTCTTGTCTTATGACATAGTGGGGAGTGAGGCCGTGTCGCACCTGTGAATCAATACTTAATATCACAGTTCAGCTCTGGGGACAAAACACTTCACAGGCTGTGGTAGATATGGCAGTAAAAACCCATGGGCTTCTCCAGGGGTTGATACCGTCACTGTGGTATTCTCCTGGCCTGTAACATCACCTCACAGCACCTCCAAGTTGCATCCCTTTAGGGGTTTCCATTCCCCCCAAGTCCATTGTGAAAGGGGCCCCCTGAAGTTGGCTAATTTGGGGCCCTGTAGTCCACTCTCCTTACCTCTGCCTCAAGGCCCAGGTCTGTTCAAATAGCACCTCCCTGCAGAGACTTTTCCAGCTCTGGGGGAGAATTGCTGCTGTGTACCACAGCAGGCAGGCTCTCCTCTTTCAAACACAATTACGCGGTATTGATGACATTTAATCATCATCTCTCCTACTGTCTGGGAGCTCCCTGGGTACAGatgctatgttttgttttttatttatttatttatttgtttattttgagacggagttttgctcttgttgcccaggctggaatgcaatggtgcgatctcacctcactgcaacctccgcctcctgggttcaagtgtttctcctgcctcaacctcttgagtagctgggatcacaggcacccgccaccatgcctggctaattttttgtatttttagtattggccaggctggtctcgaactcctgacctcaagtgatccacccacctcggcctctgaaggtgctgggattataggcgtgagccaccacgcccagctgagacaatgttttattcatctttcctCTCTCTGGCCTTAGTCCAGCGCCTGGCACAGAATGTTCACTTGAACCTTGGTGAGGCTCCTTGGGAGGGTGAATCACAAGTCTACGCAGAGTGACCCACAACCTGCAAAGCCCACCTACCAACATCGGGGTGACAAGAGGGGACCCCAATACCAATTCCTGAGGCTGTGGGAAAAACAGTCTGGCTCTGTGACAGGGCCCAGTAATCCAAGGGGCCAATGTGAGTGTTCAGAGGCACAGCTTCAGAACAAACAACGGCTGTGAAAGCTGAGGAAACAATGCTGCAAGGGATGGGAGTCACAGCCTGCACTTTGGTTCCACAAATAGACTGGACAAATGGTGGAGGAGCGGCCTCCTCACATGGGAACCTCCTATGGGGGAGGCTGCAAGCAGTGCTCTGGGATGCTCGCAAGCCACAGGCTCGGTGCCCTGAGAAGCCAACAGCTCATCTCATCGCAGGCCTCGGTGCCCGCCCCAGGCTGCTCTCCCTGCCCTTACAAGCCCGGAAGACATGCCTGGCAAACGCACACAGAACATCTGAGTGGGACAGACAATACGAACCCCACAGCCCCAGGGGAGTTTGGGGTGCAGAGAGCTAGTACCTTACTCCTAGGTTTATAAAATACAAAGTCCCTGTTTGTCTTCTCTTGAAAAGGATTTTGTCCTCCTTCCAATGAGGATATTTACAAAGTGGgggacaaaataattttaaaaatataaatatacaaatccaTAGTATTTATAACATTATAAGAGAGGTCATTTTAATCCTGGCCCTTCCTTCTGCAAGGTCTCTGGAGGGCAGAACCAGTACAAAGGCAGTGGAAATCCAGGAAAAAGGATTAAGTTTACATGAGGTGGGAATATTCACCCACAGCTACAGCTGCCTGGTGGTGGAATGAGCTGTCCTATGATGATGGGAAGGGtaagctgaggctgcagggtgAGCAGTGATTCCAACATTTTAGTTATAATGAACTTTTGTCGTAAAATGTATGGCTCTTTAAATGTCTGTtattgagctgggcatggtgcctgtaatcccagtgctttgggaggccaaggcaggaggattccttgaggacaggagtttgagaccaacgtgggcaacgtagcaaggctgtgtctctacaaaaagttaaaaattagccaggcatggtggcatatgcctgtagtcccagctgctcaggaggctgaggcaggagaatcgcttgagcccaggagttcaaagttaagtgagctatgatcatgtcactgccctccagcctgggtgacaaagagatcctgtctcaaaaaaaaaaaaaaatcattcagtaCATGCATGACAAAGAGCTACTTGAAACAAAGccacacttttaaatttttatcgaATTGCAATACCATCTACACCTGTTTGCTGTGAGGGACACATTTATTTGGCCCAAAGACAATGTTTGATGCACATGTGGATTTGAGGGTCCTCTGCTGTCAAAAGGGGGTTCATGGTCCACAGCTTAAGAAACACAGATGCATAATAAACTCATGCATTGAGTAAGCAGAGGTCGGAGTGATAAGCTTCCCAGTATCAAAACTATATAAATGTAGCCATTTATACACTATGTGCCAGTCCCGTAATGTGTGATGTTAAGGTCCCTATGGTCCAGTATGGGCACATCAGGAAGCTTGCGCAATCTCTCTCTAGTTTAGCCCTTGGGCCTTTGGCCCAGCCTGCTCTGTACTTCTCTGAAGCAAGATCCTGAGGTCTGTGTGGTGTCATCTCCCAAAGTAGGCCCCtaccttctccccagcccctgaggCTAGCTGCAGAGAAAGTGTTTGTGACTGCAGCTTCTCACCTTCCCATGAAGCCCCAGGACACAAATTTGGGAACCTTTTGGCTCTGCTGCTAACACAGCAAACAGGAGGCTCCCAAATTACCACACCAGGGATGTAATTAGGGTCTGTAATAGGGAAGTCCTTGTACTAATGGACTGTAGTTAATTTATAATTCCTGACTCTCTCAGGAAGTTGCTTTTGGCTTCAATCCTCTGGCTCAGTACCCCAAAGGTAGTGATTATCAAACCACCCCCACTTCTGATTCTGCCTTTACTAAGCAACCAAGGTCTGAAAACAATGTCCAAGCCCATGAGTAGATGGCAGTTTTGGGGGAAAGAGgggcattttgcatttctgagaACCTCTCTAATTTTCCTTAGGAAATATGACCTGTAAAAATGGATTTTGGTAATTAACATTAAGGACACGCATAGTGCTGGCAAACCTTGTCTCTGAAATCACAGATGATGAGAAACTGTTGTTTGGAATGATTTCAGTGAGAATGGAACGTCCCGGTCTTGCCTGAAGACTCCGCATGGGGGTCATTTCACATCATTCCACACAAAGACACAGCTTCAGCATCTCCCCAAGGGCCAGAACTCCACATTTATCTTAACTTTTATAGTTCTAAGGAACAAGGACCCTGAGTCTGTTTCTCAGCCCTGCTGCTTATCAGAATGTGATGTTCCTAGTGAAgcctaaaataatgtttttaataggACATGATTCTCCCCAGACCACACGACTCTTGTGAGTGACTGACCAATGACATCTCCAGCCCCTGTGAACATTCTCCTGTCTCCTGAACAAAGATTACTGAGAAAAATTCCTAAACTTCCCTTGCTTCAGGACAGCACCCAGTCCACAGCTGACACCACTTCCTCTGATCTCTCCTTAGACTCACTGAGCATAAGCACGAGCCCTAAACAAAGCCCCTTCTAGTCCCTCTTCCTGAGCTGCTCCTCTGTCCTCCATAGCATGCAGTCTCCCTTGCTACAGCGAGTTAATAAAACTaactttgggccaggtgcggtggctcacacctgtaatcccagcactttgggaggccaagatgggaggatcacaaggtcaggagttcgagcctagcctggccaacgtggcgaaaccccgtctctattaaaaatataacaaaattagccaggcgtggtggtgcacgcctataatcttagctactcaggaggctgagacagaagaattgcttgaacccgggaggcggaggttgcagtgagctgagattgcaccactgcactccagcctgcgtgacagagcgagactccgtctcaggaaaaaaaaaactttgaccaCACGTGTTCCTGGTTGTCTTTTTCTGATGGGCTTTATCATAATgactgggttcaagccatttccTCTCCATGAGGTCAATTTGTAGACAGATACTAATTTCCATATGATTACTACATGCCAAGCACTATGGTATATAATTTGTGCTGCATATTTTATCCAATTTTTCGAGACTCTGTGAAGAAGGTATcattccctcattttacagatgaggaaactgaggctcagattaAGAACTTCAATAGTACACTGCTAATAAACAGAAGAGGTGGAATTAAATCTAAGTCTTTTCTAGTGGGGTATCATGCAGTCAAACATAAATGTTAAAGACATTTATGAACAAAGGGATGAGGGGTTTCTGAGGGGCCATCTGAGAGAGTAGGGGGAGATATCTTAATGCTTAAGGTATGTCTTACAGAGTGAGTCTGAGTTTGTCATatgaaaaaatgggaaaagggtgCTCTAAAAAGAGTagtggccaagcacggtggctcacacctgtaatcccaacactctgggaggctgaggcgggtggatcacttgaggtcaggagtttgagaccagcctggccaacatggtgaaaccccgtctctactaaaaatacaaaaattagctgggggtggtggcacgtgcctgtaatcccagctatttgggaggccaaggcaggagaattgcttgaaccctggaggcaaaggttgcggtgaactgaggtggtgccactgcactccagtctgggtgacagagcgagactccatctcaaaaaaaaaagtatatgcaaAGCTTGGCATTGAAAGGATATGGTGaggttgccaggcatggtggcttgtgcctgtactCACAGCTGCAGTGGGgtagattgcttaaggccaggagtttgaaaccagcctgggcaacatagtgagatcctgtctttaaaaaaattaaaaacaaaaattagctggccatggttccacatgcctgtagtcctagctaattgggaggctaaggcaggagcaccacttgagcccaggagtttgaggatgtaGTTAGCTATGATTGTGtgactgtactccagtctgggtgacaagagtaagaccccatctctttaaaaaataaaaataaaaaagggtatGGTGAGTTTGAAAAACAGCAAAAAGCAGATAAAGCGAAAATGATTCTAGCTGATAGAAGGGCAGCATGGAGGATGAAAAGAGTAGAAACAGACTGGAGACAGGAAAGCCAGGTAGGAGGCAGTCTCTGTAATTAGGCAAGAACTAATGAGGGTTTGGACTAAGGAAGAAACAGTGGAAATGAAGACAAGAAGCTGAACTCACAGAAACATTTTGGAGGTCACATAAGCAGGATTTTGACAACAGATTCGTTTGTTGTATGAAGATCCTGGACTGAATGAAGTCTAGGGTTTGGGAGTTTTGAAGGGATAATGACCCATTAAATGAGCTGGCAAATACAGGTGGTAAAGCAGGTCTGGGATGTTCAGAGAAGGGTGGGAACAAGGAATGGATGCCAGAAGCTGGGAGAAAAGCCAAGTTCATGCCTATGGAAAAATGGAATTGAGGATGGGGCTAAAATTGGACAGAGGAAACTTAATctgtaatgtttttcttttcaaaaataacttGAAGTGGTTGTACATATCTGGTGTGATATACACAAATgcttaatttctctatttttaaaaaacttcccaAAATTAGTGCttggaattatttaaaataatgtagcaAACATTTTTGGAGTGCCTGCTATGTGTCTGGCATTGTTTCAGGCATTTGAAATATTTGCTCTCTATGAAGCCTTCCTTTCAGCAGTTAGCAGGCCTGGAGTTCAGAAGCCAGAAACTGGCTTCTGATTCTGACGCAGTCAGTAAGTGTATGACCTGGGCAAGTTGCTTCCCTGCCGCGTCCCACGCCCCCAAaaccccccaccccctacccGTGCCAGGGATCTATCGCAGTTCTCAAGTCCTGTGACTTAATACCGCAGCTGGCACCTCAGAATTCCTTATTCTTACAGAGCTGGTCCCCACAGTACCGCCCCTGGGCGTAAACTCCTCCATACAGGGAGTGTAGATGATGGGCTGACCTAAGAACGGTTTCCAAATGGTCCTttacacctctgcctcccaccccacTCTAGCCCAGGATAACAGATTTTCCTCGTGCAATTTCAAATTTGCAAGGGAATCTTGAATATTTTTTGGTAATGAGAGAGGGTAGATTATATGTCCTAATCCCAGCCTAATCAGATTAACAGCAACTTCTGGACATTCAGTACCAGGAACTGTTTTAGGTGCTGTGGAGAGAAcagttaaaaatgaaacaaaaattattgcCTTCATGAGCCTTACATTAGTGGACagagtccaaaaaaaaaagtgacacgtAATGCGCTACTGCGACACAAAGCAAAGCAAGGTGGGCAAGCAACACCAGTTCTTTATTCCCGCACGCCCTAATCCCCAAGTAGCTCTTCCGGGTCACTGCAGTCTTCACGGGCTGCAGACTCCGCCCATGGTCCGTCCTTCAGGCCTTGACTCCGCCCACGCATCGACGTAGAATTTCCCGGCCGGGCTCCATGAAGTACCACCCACCTGCGACGCCGACGCAAGGCTGCTGCTATGGGGCCGAGCGGCCGTGTGGCGCGGCTGCTCGCCCCACTAATGTGGCGCAGGGCGGTTTCCTCGGTGGCGGGGTCCGCGGTTGGAGCCGAGCCCGGGCTTCGGCTGCTGGCCGTGCAGCGGCTTCCCGTGGGAGCAGCGTTCTGCCGGGCTTGCCAGACCCCAAACTTTGTCCGCGGCCTGCACAGCGAGCCTGGGCTGGAGGAGCGGGCGGAGGGGACGGTCAACGAGGGACGCCCAGAATCGGACGCGGCAGGTACGGGCGTGGAGAAGAACGAAGGCGACCCTCTCCGGGCAGTCTGGAGTCAGGTCCCAGCCAAGGTGGCTCAGGGTTCCCCTCTATGTGCATTTCTCTTGGAGTCACAAAACTCCTGCACATCCATAGCTGGAAGGGACTTCAAAGGTTGTTGGCGCCAACCTTCCCGTTTCACAGTGAAGAAATTGAGGGCAAGAGATGAACTGCAAAATCCCAGCCTCCCGGACGGCCACCTCCCACCCTTGGCATCACAGTCTCACCGTCCTCACTTCCTTTTACCCTCTTCCTAGGATCCTGGGAAATGGGTTTGTGGGGACTGTTGGGGCTTGAGGATTCTGAGGAGCCAGGGTCTGGGTGCGAAGGGGTGCGTAGGAAGCGCCAGTAGGAGATGGGTCCAAGTTAATATCCTCTCGTTATTGCTGACGTTTTTAGAAACTTAAGAATGGTAAACACATCACATCTAAGAATGTAGAGTATTAGAGGGAGAGGCCTTAGTGGGCTTAGCTGCTGGGTCCTTTGGAGTCGGCTTTAGAACTTGGGCGAGCTTTTAAATTTACAGCCTGTAATACTCCAAGCTGAAGATCAGAATATCTAAATCTTTAcgggaaaaaaaattagattttcatAGGTAACAGTTGTTAATAACCCGGTGGTTTTATATGAAAACTGGAaggttcaaaataataattactcaAAAATGTAGCTCTTTCAGTGACTGATCTTAGGCCACAGTAATTctcctaggcctcagtttcttcatctctcaaCTGAAGGTTGTGGACCAGATACTACCTAAGAGCCCTTCCAGCTCACAATTCTGTGACCCGTTATGACTGAGATTCAATTTAATATGCTCCAGGATATCACCTCCTACCCATTTTGTGGTGCTGTTTTTCTTTGCACAGCATTTCTGTGATTGTGGTGTATTGCTCCTTTTAAGTATTAGTCAGTAGAAAGTCATTTGTCACTGGTGTCTGGTTCTACTTGCATATGGTTAATAGCGAAGGATGTATAGTGGCTCTGCGTAATCTGAGCACCCTGACCATAAAAGTTGAGCGGTGCTATGATACTACTGCCCAGGTTCACCTTCCAGGAGGCCTTtaccctgctatctgtaaaaacactttGGATCTAAACACCCTCATGGAGGAACAGTCAGCTGCCGGCATCTCTGGGTGCATACACGTCTATCTGCTTGGCCATCCTGATACAAACAACTATTTGTGCATTTCAGATCATACTGGTCCCAAGTTTGACATCGATATGATGGTTTCACTTCTGAGGCAAGAAAATGCAAGAGACATTTGTGTGATCCAGGTTCCTCCAGAAATGAgatatacagattactttgtgaTTGTTAGTGGAACTTCTACCCGACACTTACATGCCATGGCCTTCTACGTTGTGAAAATGGTAggatgctttcttttctcttttggacCATTAACTGAGTGGAGTAGTGACAGTGCATCAGGCCAAGGAGCAACACTTAGAGGGTAAACCCATCATACAAAGTTACAGAAGAAGCCCAAATTTTCAGAATTTGCATGAATTCATTTTATGTTCTTTGATAGTGAAACATATGGGAGCAAATATCCAGCCCTATTGAGTTAGGATATATCAAAATCTTTTCTCTTGTGACCGCaaggaagatttattttttttttttctaattgagatggagttttgctcttgttgcccaggctggagtgcaatggcgcgatctctgctcaccgcaacctccgcctcccgggtttaagtgattctcctgcctcatcctcctgagtagctgggattacaggcatgcgccaccaggcccagataattttgtatttttagtagagacgggtttctccatgttggtcaggctggtctcaaactcctgacctcaggggatccgcctgcctcagcctcctaaagtgctaggattactggcatgagccaccacacccggccggaaaataatattttataacctGAGGCAAGCTAGAAGACAGTATAACCAGAGGGATTTCTAGAGGCACTATCCATTAcggtagccactagctacatgtgcctatttaattataaattaaaatataaattcagccgggcgtggtggctcaagcctgtaatcccagcactttggaaggccaaggtgggtggatcaca
Proteins encoded in this region:
- the MALSU1 gene encoding mitochondrial assembly of ribosomal large subunit protein 1, whose translation is MGPSGRVARLLAPLMWRRAVSSVAGSAVGAEPGLRLLAVQRLPVGAAFCRACQTPNFVRGLHSEPGLEERAEGTVNEGRPESDAADHTGPKFDIDMMVSLLRQENARDICVIQVPPEMRYTDYFVIVSGTSTRHLHAMAFYVVKMYKHLKCKRDPHVKIEGKDTDDWLCVDFGSMVIHLMLPETREIYELEKLWTLRSYDDQLAQIAPETVPEDFILGIEEDDTSSVTPVELKCE